Proteins found in one Coffea eugenioides isolate CCC68of chromosome 5, Ceug_1.0, whole genome shotgun sequence genomic segment:
- the LOC113771691 gene encoding uncharacterized protein LOC113771691: MARGQLQSVKTCGICATPGHMTDMCPTLQEDSPEQANIVGDFSGPPPRRNDPFAPTYNPGWRNHPNFSYASKPPGFQQHFQPRPPVQQPSTSNSNMSLEDIVKSLAQSTSQLQQEAQRSQQESHRFQQETRASIRNLEVQMSQLATSMSNLENSNRGKLPSQVIPNPKENASAMQLRSGKEVQSPRRAHAKEEEVPRKGEEEDEKQSSEVSKKVDIPPFPGRFTRAKKKESEQEILDTFRKVEINIPLLDAIRQLPKYAKFLKGLCTNRNKWSLDDKVKVGENVSAMFQRKLPQKCKDPGMFTIPCIIGNQRIEKSMLDLGASINVMPLSIFKVLNLGPLKETRVIIQLADRSNVYPEGLVEDVLVKVNEFIFPVDFYIVDMNDAYSTDSAVILLGRPFMSTARTKIDVHEGTLSVEFDGEKVTFNIFDAMKHPEDTESVNFVGMTNTIVQENFEQNFMGDKLDFVLQQGKTNLEVDDMEEEEVKEVIMSLHSLHPLPGRFENSFLPLPTSNERILPSVQQAPNVELKELPQHLKYAYLGDNKTLPAIIANDLTALQEERLLRVLREFKPAIGWTLADIKGINPSICMHHILLESDVKPVREHQRKLNPAMKEVVMKEFKPAIGWTLADIKGINPSICMHHILLESDVKPVREYQFW; encoded by the coding sequence ATGGCAAGGGGGCAATTACAATCTGTGAAGACTTGTGGTATCTGTGCTACTCCGGGACACATGACTGACATGTGTCCAACTCTCCAGGAGGATTCACCTGAACAAGCCAACATAGTGGGAGATTTTTCTGGACCACCTCCACGAAGGAATGATCCTTTTGCACCCACTTACAATCCAGGGTGGCGAAATCATCCTAACTTTAGCTATGCTTCAAAACCCCCTGGCTTTCAACAACATTTCCAGCCACGGCCACCAGTGCAACAACCATCCACTTCCAATTCAAACATGTCTCTTGAAGATATAGTGAAGTCACTGGCCCAAAGCACGAGTCAATTACAGCAAGAGGCTCAAAGATCTCAACAGGAGTCTCACAGATTTCAACAAGAGACTCGTGCTAGCATTAGGAATTTGGAAGTACAGATGTCTCAATTGGCAACTTCCATGAGCAACCTGGAAAATAGCAATAGAGGAAAGTTACCATCTCAAGTAATTCCTAATCCCAAGGAGAATGCCAGTGCAATGCAATTACGGAGTGGCAAGGAGGTACAGTCTcctaggcgtgcccacgccaaagaagaagaagtgccCAGGAAgggggaagaggaagatgagaaaCAATCCTCTGAAGTCTCAAAGAAAGTTGACATTCCTCCTTTTCCTGGCAGGTTTACAAGagccaaaaagaaagaatctgAGCAAGAGATTTTGGACACCTTCAGGAAAGTGGAGATCAATATTCCTTTATTGGATGCTATTAGGCAATTGCCCaaatatgctaaatttttgaagggcTTATGCACTAACCGCAATAAGTGGAGTCTGGATGACAAGGTGAAGGTGGGGGAGAATGTCTCAGCGATGTTTCAAAGGAAGTTGCCCCAGAAATGCaaggatccaggtatgtttactatacCATGCATAATTGGCaatcaaagaattgaaaaaagcATGCTTGACTTAGGTGCTTCAATAAATGTCATGCCTCTCtcaatttttaaagttttgaatttagGACCCCTCAAAGAAACTAGGGTAATCATTCAACTAGCTGACAGGTCGAATGTCTACCCTGAGGGCCTAGTTGAAGATGTTCTAGTAAAGGTCAATGAATTCATTTTTCCTGTGGATTTTTACATTGTTGATATGAATGATGCATACTCTACTGATTCAGCAGTGATTCTTTTGGGTAGACCCTTCATGAGTACAGCAAGGACTAAAATAGATGTACATGAAGGGACTTTATctgtggaatttgatggagagaaggtcacttttaatatttttgatgcaATGAAGCATCCTGAGGATACTGAGTCTGTAAATTTTGTTGGCATGACTAACACTATTGTGCAAGAGAATTTTGAACAGAATTTCATGGGGGACAAGTTGGACTTTGTCTTGCAACAAGGCAAGACCAATTTGGAAGTGGACGACATGGAGGAGGAGGAAGTCAAAGAAGTTATCATGTCCTTACATTCACTACATCCGCTTCCAGGCAGgtttgaaaattcttttctaccATTACCCACTTCTAATGAAAGGATTCTACCTTCTGTTCAACAGGCACCTAATGTGGAATTGAAGGAACTGCCCCAGCATTTGAAATATGCTTACTTGGGAGATAACAAGACTTTGCCTGCAATCATTGCCAATGATTTAACTGCGTTGCAAGAAGAGAGGCTCTTACGGGTCTTACGGGAATTTAAACCAGCAATTGGATGGACGTTAGCAGACATCAAAGGCATCAATCCATCCATTTGCATGCATCACATCCTTTTGGAGTCGGACGTAAAACCCGTGAGAGAGCATCAACGCAAGCTCAATCCTGCAATGAAGGAGGTGGTGATGAAGGAATTTAAACCAGCAATTGGATGGACGTTAGCAGACATCAAAGGCATCAATCCATCCATTTGCATGCATCACATCCTTTTGGAGTCGGACGTAAAACCCGTGAGAGAGTATCAATTTTGGTGA